Proteins co-encoded in one Streptomyces sp. NBC_01283 genomic window:
- a CDS encoding MBL fold metallo-hydrolase, with protein MTNAPTDAPLGQSATYTILTTGYTGSTGPGVAATVSYIRDADRHVIVDPGMVASRSRILDPLAELGLGPDDITDVVLSHHHPDNTMNVGLFGNARVHDHKAIYENDQWTDRDAEGFELAPSLRLIRTPGHSREDITLLAGTAEGTIAFVGDLWWRPNGPVDDPVSPDRTTLRTSRLRVLATADVIVPGHGGAFKADETAPV; from the coding sequence ATGACGAACGCACCGACAGACGCCCCGCTCGGCCAGAGCGCCACGTACACGATCCTCACCACCGGCTACACGGGCTCCACCGGCCCCGGAGTCGCCGCCACCGTCTCCTACATCCGCGACGCGGACCGGCACGTGATCGTCGATCCGGGCATGGTGGCGAGCAGGAGCCGGATCCTGGACCCGCTGGCGGAACTCGGCCTCGGCCCGGACGACATCACCGACGTGGTGCTGAGCCACCACCACCCGGACAACACCATGAACGTGGGCCTGTTCGGCAACGCCCGGGTCCACGACCACAAGGCGATCTACGAGAACGACCAGTGGACCGACCGGGACGCCGAGGGCTTCGAACTCGCCCCGTCCCTGCGGCTGATCCGCACGCCGGGCCACAGCCGCGAGGACATCACGCTGCTCGCGGGCACCGCCGAGGGCACGATCGCCTTCGTGGGCGACCTGTGGTGGCGGCCGAACGGCCCGGTCGACGACCCGGTCTCCCCCGACCGGACGACGCTGCGGACGTCACGGCTGCGGGTGCTCGCCACCGCCGATGTGATCGTGCCGGGTCACGGCGGCGCGTTCAAGGCCGACGAGACGGCGCCGGTCTAG